The Weissella confusa DNA window GGAAGCCGTTGTCATCCCACTCGAATGGTTGCACCATCGTGTGGCGGTTTGGATCGTACAAAGGATCACCCTTGATGTCCAAGTAGTTGCGTACGTGGTAAACCAACAAATCTGTTTCACCATCTTCAGCAACCGTAAATGAATTGTGCCCTGGTCCGTACAAACCGTTTTCCATGTCAGATTGGAAGACTGGGTGGTCGAGCTTGTGCCAGTTAGCGGCATCAAGCACATCCTGATCATCTTCAATCCACAACATCCCCATTGCGTAGTTTTCGTCGGTTGCTGACCCTGAGAACGACAAGAACACCTTGCCGTTACGCTTCAAGATTGCTGGCCCTTCGTTCACCCAGAAAATCTTGGTTTCCCAATCAAATTCTGGCTTTGACAACATGACCGGTGCTGTCTTCAGCGTCCATGGATTTTCCATTTCAGCAATGTACAAGTTTGAATTACCCTTAATTGCTGGATCCTTTTGCGCCCATACGTAGTACAACTTGTCATTCAATTCG harbors:
- a CDS encoding glycoside hydrolase family 43 protein; protein product: MTVSYENPVIIQRADPFIYKHTDGYYYFVASVPAYNLIELRRAKTIDGLAHAMPRTIWRKHDSGTGEQSELIWAPELHYTDGKWYVYYAASHTTAFDENGMFQHRMFAIECEAADPMETEDNWVEKGQIETHLDSFALDATSFELNDKLYYVWAQKDPAIKGNSNLYIAEMENPWTLKTAPVMLSKPEFDWETKIFWVNEGPAILKRNGKVFLSFSGSATDENYAMGMLWIEDDQDVLDAANWHKLDHPVFQSDMENGLYGPGHNSFTVAEDGETDLLVYHVRNYLDIKGDPLYDPNRHTMVQPFEWDDNGFPVFGKPQPFTFN